A DNA window from Macaca fascicularis isolate 582-1 chromosome 18, T2T-MFA8v1.1 contains the following coding sequences:
- the LOC141409031 gene encoding uncharacterized protein produces the protein MWGGFPHLWLCTACARVCPGVPSLRGRGRGPCASPADPGSAGVRPPAAGAQGQQPPNPRGRGVKETILSALAGATPARGKAPKEKPGQGHWGREERPPAGTSGGARGVGIRDLRPARPTTPARRPTPCNPHLVPGPRPTPRGPRPQSRAPRHPACAAGRSSGRGAARSAPPHPLPAPAEAPRLRAPPGGGGGGRRREEELRREGERGSRPGREAGAGLRRPPSARSRCGAPAAGLVFASGRRGRIWRGPGRGGRQALGCSGGSGAARGPAPSRRVRGRGPGPGNRERGPGPGPGAGTREPGSRGRGAAAPEGPRPARPRAALPDPSASSAAARRPGPPPLLPAARRGEAGAPRGLGGGAGLPRLCAPAGSLLGPPRAGARGRGAARPQTRGRAWGAALGLGDAPAPPRGRAGAGGGAGRGCSAAEGAAGRQRTHPGIGRRRLWNLNRSWDRHGPEFSVCFGSWQLQPALVPWRKLVGGQWI, from the exons ATGTGGGGAGGGTTTCCCCACTTGTGGCTCTGCACAGCGTGCGCGCGCGTCTGTCCTGGGGTCCCCTCTCTGCGGGGACGAGGCCGGGGTCCCTGCGCGAGCCCAGCGGACCCGGGCAGTGCAGGGGTCCGGCCGCCGGCCGCAGGGGCACAGGGACAGCAGCCGCCAAATCCGCGGGGCCGGGGGGTCAAGGAGACTATCCTTTCCGCGTTAGCCGGGGCCACCCCCGCCAGAGGGAAGGCACCAAAGGAAAAACCAGGACAGGGACACTGGGGGCGGGAGGAGCGCCCGCCTGCAGGCACCAGTGGAGGGGCGCGGGGGGTAGGGATCCGGGATCTGCGCCCCGCCCGCCCCACGACCCCGGCCCGGCGCCCCACCCCTTGCAACCCCCACTTAGTGCCCggcccccgccccaccccgcgcggCCCCCGGCCTCAGTCCCGCGCGCCCCGACACCCCGCCTGCGCCGCCGGCCGGAGTAGTGGGCGCGGGGCGGCCCGCTCGGCTCCTCCGCACCCGCTCCCCGCTCCGGCCGAGGCGCCGCGGCTGCGCGCccctcctggaggaggaggaggaggaaggaggcggGAGGAGGAGTTGCGGAGAGAAGGCGAGCGCGGCAGTCGC CCCGGGCGGGAGGCAGGGGCCGGGCTTCGCCGTCCGCCTTCGGCTCGTTCGCGGTGCGGGGCACCGGCCGCGGGGCTGGTTTTCGCCTCGGGGCGCAGGGGGCGGATCTGGCGCGGGCCGGGCCGGGGAGGCCGCCAGGCGCTGGGCTGCAGCGGCGGGTCTGGGGCAGCGCGAGGCCCTGCGCCGTCTCGGCGGGTGCGCGGGCGGGGGCCAGGGCCGGGGAACAGGGAACGGGGACCGGGCCCAGGCCCGGGAGCGGGGACGCGGGAACCGGGGAGCCGGGGCCGGGGCGCGGCGGCCCCTGAAGGGCCGAGGCCTGCGCGGCCGCGGGCGGCTCTTCCCGACCCCTCGGCCTCTTCGGCCGCGGCGCGCCGGCCCGGGCCGCCGCCTTTGTTGCCCGCAGCTCGCCGGGGAGAGGCCGGGGCTCCGCGAGGCCTGGGCGGCGGCGCGGGGCTTCCGCGGCTCTGCGCCCCGGCCGGATCCCTTCTCGGACCTCCGCGGGCTGGGGCTCGGGGTCGGGGCGCGGCGAGGCCGCAGACGCGAGGGCGGGCCTGGGGCGCGGCGCTGGGACTCGGGGACGCCCCCGCCCCACCGCGAGGTCGCGCCGGCGCTGGTGGAGGTGCAGGCCGGGGCTGCTCTGCCGCTGAAGGTGCCGCCGGCCGGCAGCGCACTCACCCGGGTATAGGGAGGAGACGATTGTGGAATTTAAACCGCTCCTGGGACCGACACGGGCCTGAATTTTCAGTTTGCTTCGGGAGTTGGCAACTTCAG CCTGCCTTGGTGCCTTGGAGGAAGCTGGTTGGTGGACAGTGGATTTGA